A region of Sulfuricella denitrificans skB26 DNA encodes the following proteins:
- a CDS encoding cobyrinate a,c-diamide synthase, whose product MSRLLISAAHKSSGKTTVSIGLCAAFRALGTKVQPFKKGPDYIDPMWLSVASGRPCRNLDFFMMGQDEIVAEFQRHSVGADVSLIEGNKGLYDGLNLDGSNSNAALARLLQAPVVLVIDARGMTRGIAPLILGYQAFDRNINIAGVILNNLGGARHESKLRAVIEHYTDVPVIGAVHHDKRLEIVERHLGLMPSNETEAATLHVNEIGEVVGAQVDLDKLLEIATSAPLLPGPAHLGTEVSTPVSLPKVRIGWAKDKAFGFYYADDIDALRAAGAELVPLDTLHDPHLPEVDGLFIGGGFPELFMNELEANSTLREDICSAIENGMPVYAECGGLMYLSRTLTWHGEKRNMVGLIPGDVVMHEKPVGRGYVRLNETGENPWTSSAGTSPVTEVRGHEFHYSSLDNLDTGRLKYAYEVKRGYGIDGHNDGIVYKNLLASYAHLRSLGTYNWAARFVDFVRSNAQRADKPVDGGTLHSDRAA is encoded by the coding sequence ATGTCCCGCCTGCTAATCTCCGCCGCACATAAATCTTCCGGAAAAACCACCGTCTCAATCGGATTGTGCGCCGCATTCCGGGCGCTCGGCACCAAGGTTCAGCCCTTCAAAAAGGGTCCGGATTACATAGACCCGATGTGGCTTTCCGTTGCCAGTGGGCGCCCCTGTCGGAACCTCGATTTCTTCATGATGGGCCAGGATGAGATCGTCGCTGAATTCCAGCGACACTCCGTAGGTGCGGACGTCAGCCTGATTGAAGGCAACAAAGGCCTGTACGATGGGCTTAATCTCGACGGCAGTAACAGCAATGCCGCGCTAGCTCGTCTGTTGCAGGCGCCAGTAGTGCTGGTTATCGACGCACGCGGTATGACACGCGGAATCGCGCCTTTGATACTGGGCTACCAGGCATTCGACCGGAATATAAATATCGCCGGGGTCATTCTCAATAATCTCGGCGGCGCTCGCCACGAGAGCAAGCTGCGTGCCGTGATCGAGCACTATACGGACGTGCCGGTGATCGGCGCAGTGCATCACGATAAACGACTGGAGATCGTGGAGCGACACCTTGGCTTGATGCCGAGCAACGAGACCGAGGCGGCGACGCTGCACGTGAATGAAATTGGAGAAGTGGTCGGAGCGCAAGTCGATCTCGACAAGTTACTTGAAATCGCGACTTCTGCGCCGCTGTTGCCGGGCCCTGCTCATCTCGGCACCGAGGTGTCCACTCCTGTCTCGCTGCCGAAAGTGCGTATCGGCTGGGCCAAGGACAAGGCCTTCGGCTTCTATTATGCAGACGACATTGATGCCCTGCGCGCTGCCGGAGCTGAGCTGGTCCCGCTGGATACGCTGCACGACCCGCATCTCCCGGAAGTGGATGGATTGTTTATCGGCGGCGGCTTCCCTGAGTTGTTCATGAACGAACTGGAAGCAAACAGCACGTTGCGCGAAGATATCTGCAGCGCCATCGAGAACGGGATGCCGGTATACGCCGAATGCGGCGGGCTCATGTACCTGTCGCGCACGCTGACCTGGCACGGCGAAAAGCGCAATATGGTGGGTCTCATTCCGGGCGATGTGGTGATGCACGAAAAACCAGTCGGCCGAGGTTACGTGCGTTTGAATGAAACGGGTGAGAACCCATGGACGAGCTCGGCCGGGACATCGCCGGTGACTGAAGTGCGTGGCCACGAATTTCACTATTCCAGTTTGGATAACCTGGACACAGGTAGACTGAAATATGCCTACGAGGTCAAGCGTGGTTATGGAATTGATGGTCACAACGACGGTATCGTCTATAAAAATCTGCTGGCTTCTTATGCCCATCTGCGCAGTCTTGGAACATATAACTGGGCAGCCCGTTTCGTAGACTTTGTGCGCAGCAATGCACAAAGAGCAGACAAGCCGGTTGATGGGGGTACGCTGCACTCTGACCGTGCAGCATGA
- a CDS encoding HesB/IscA family protein — MITVTAKAAEQIHQAATQSEAEGMFLRIAARRGMDGTIQYGMGFDEQSEEDMMVNSEGVTVIVSPDNLNLLNGAVLDFVELDPGDFRFIFINPNDDGGSSCSTSSSGARGGGGCGGCGGGCH; from the coding sequence ATGATTACAGTCACAGCCAAAGCCGCCGAGCAGATTCACCAGGCTGCCACCCAAAGTGAAGCCGAAGGGATGTTTCTGCGGATTGCCGCCCGTCGTGGTATGGATGGAACTATCCAGTATGGAATGGGTTTCGATGAACAGAGTGAAGAAGACATGATGGTGAATTCCGAGGGAGTCACCGTCATCGTTTCGCCTGACAATCTGAATCTGCTGAATGGGGCAGTGCTTGATTTTGTCGAGCTTGATCCTGGCGACTTCCGCTTTATTTTTATCAACCCCAACGATGATGGCGGCTCTTCCTGCAGCACTTCGTCAAGCGGGGCCAGAGGCGGTGGTGGTTGCGGCGGCTGTGGTGGCGGTTGCCACTAA
- the nrfD gene encoding NrfD/PsrC family molybdoenzyme membrane anchor subunit → MNNDVFCKSKDGAFYFVLGVIGLVVLAGLGAAYYMEHHGHVVTGMTNQIVWGLPHVFAIFLIVAASGVLNVASIGSVFGKPMYKARGPLAGLLAIAMLAGGLMVLMLDLGRADRLIIAMTYLNLKSVFALNVFLYTVFFTVVALYLWTMLDRKMHAYSKYVGFAAFIWRLALTTGTGAIFGFLVARQAYGTALLAPMFIIMSFSFGLAVFMIVQAVMYRWNDRVLDEVILHRMKNLLATFVAAVLYFTVVYHMTNLYFAKQVAFERFILIDGGVYTNLFWFGQILLGTFAPLAILFHPSLGKRNGWIVTASILVILGAFAQLYVLLIGGQAFPLSIFPGMVESSSFFDGQIHTYNPSLPEFLLGMGGIAVAALITAIAAKVLNFMPNDKHHTVSH, encoded by the coding sequence ATGAACAACGATGTGTTTTGCAAGAGCAAAGACGGCGCCTTTTACTTTGTGCTGGGGGTGATCGGCCTGGTAGTTCTAGCCGGCTTGGGGGCGGCATACTACATGGAACATCACGGTCACGTGGTGACCGGCATGACCAACCAGATCGTCTGGGGCTTGCCACATGTGTTTGCCATCTTCCTGATCGTGGCGGCTTCTGGCGTGCTCAACGTGGCATCCATCGGTTCGGTGTTCGGCAAGCCGATGTATAAGGCGCGTGGCCCGCTCGCCGGCCTGCTTGCCATCGCTATGCTGGCCGGTGGCTTGATGGTGCTGATGCTTGATCTCGGTCGCGCTGACCGACTCATCATTGCAATGACCTATTTGAACCTTAAATCCGTCTTTGCGCTTAATGTATTCCTGTACACCGTCTTCTTTACCGTTGTCGCTCTTTATCTGTGGACGATGTTAGATCGCAAAATGCATGCCTATTCCAAGTATGTCGGCTTTGCCGCCTTTATCTGGCGTCTTGCACTGACCACCGGTACCGGCGCCATCTTCGGATTTCTGGTAGCGAGACAGGCTTATGGAACAGCACTGCTGGCGCCCATGTTCATCATCATGTCATTTTCATTCGGGCTGGCTGTGTTCATGATCGTGCAGGCGGTGATGTACCGCTGGAATGATCGCGTACTGGATGAGGTGATTCTGCACCGAATGAAAAACCTGCTAGCGACTTTCGTTGCTGCGGTACTCTACTTCACCGTGGTGTACCATATGACGAATCTTTATTTTGCAAAACAGGTAGCCTTCGAGCGCTTTATCCTGATTGACGGTGGTGTTTACACTAACCTGTTCTGGTTTGGCCAGATTCTGCTAGGCACTTTCGCGCCGCTGGCAATCCTGTTCCACCCCAGCTTGGGCAAGAGGAACGGCTGGATTGTTACGGCATCGATACTAGTTATACTTGGCGCTTTTGCGCAGCTCTACGTGCTGCTTATCGGTGGCCAGGCATTCCCTCTGAGCATATTCCCCGGTATGGTGGAGAGCAGCAGCTTCTTCGATGGTCAGATACATACTTATAACCCCAGCCTGCCCGAGTTTCTCCTCGGCATGGGTGGCATCGCGGTAGCTGCGCTGATTACAGCAATAGCTGCAAAGGTGCTAAATTTCATGCCGAATGACAAGCATCACACGGTCAGCCACTAG
- a CDS encoding NAD(P)-binding protein codes for MSVSPEEMNKNPARTFRRFKDGKTEWRSWQDKIFEADASHKCPEYVLSTPPCQGSCPAGEDIRGYLNIVRGVEKPVGGVSMEEYAWRRLTSANPFPSVMGRVCPAPCESGCNRNEVDDFVGINSVEHYLGEYAITNNLKFAVPEGVQKSGKKVAIIGGGPAGLSVAYQLTLKGHSCTIFDEHELLGGMMRYGIPGFRTPRAVLDTEIQRIIDLGVEVKLNVHIGKDITLDQIKKDYDAIFMGMGAQAGRPLPVPGADAPNVVTAMAFLRAFNDGRLQHVGKRVVVIGGGDTSIDVATVARRLGHIKTANPSERAEHIIAGQVAHDVAAVSAKDGAEVVLCSRSPVDQMNANKHEVDEALAEGIEIKGSITPVSIVVGADGRATALRVAELETVGGKQVVKEGTEYDIPADLIVSAIGQAVDFTGLDGFDNGKGLISADKHYQVPGQKGIFVGGDVLRPHLLTTAIGHGRIAAESIDHYLSGEDLGKRPKVDVAYFDVLRKEIEVGLAPEKYQSRSKEEVKKAEGFAKDIDLGVRGTDKDKFAVHNFEDRSEKYVIPSTELFLGHFPYTPRNKRSFVTLTAEQVLGHFEERLEALDSKTVVSEAKRCMSCGLCFECDNCVIYCPQTAVFKVKKAQSTTGRYVDTDYSRCIGCHICADVCPTGYIKMGMGD; via the coding sequence CACCATGCCAGGGCAGCTGCCCTGCAGGCGAAGATATTCGCGGTTACCTTAATATCGTGCGCGGTGTAGAAAAGCCGGTCGGTGGTGTGTCGATGGAGGAGTACGCATGGCGTCGCCTGACCTCGGCCAATCCTTTCCCGTCAGTGATGGGCCGTGTTTGCCCGGCACCATGCGAATCTGGCTGTAACCGTAATGAAGTAGATGATTTCGTTGGCATCAACTCGGTTGAACACTATCTCGGCGAGTACGCAATCACAAATAATCTGAAATTCGCCGTGCCTGAAGGCGTCCAGAAGTCCGGAAAGAAAGTAGCGATCATAGGCGGCGGACCGGCTGGTTTGTCGGTGGCATACCAGTTGACGTTGAAAGGTCACTCCTGCACGATTTTTGACGAGCACGAGTTGCTTGGTGGGATGATGCGTTATGGCATTCCTGGCTTCCGTACTCCGCGTGCTGTGCTCGACACAGAAATTCAGCGCATCATCGACCTCGGTGTCGAAGTCAAGCTGAATGTGCACATCGGCAAGGACATCACGCTCGATCAGATCAAGAAAGACTACGATGCGATTTTCATGGGCATGGGTGCCCAAGCTGGCCGCCCCTTGCCGGTCCCCGGTGCGGACGCGCCTAACGTCGTGACTGCCATGGCCTTTCTGCGCGCCTTCAATGATGGACGCCTGCAGCACGTAGGCAAGCGGGTAGTGGTGATCGGTGGTGGTGATACTTCTATCGACGTGGCAACGGTTGCGCGTCGTCTGGGACACATCAAGACGGCGAATCCGAGTGAGCGTGCCGAGCACATCATTGCTGGTCAGGTTGCACACGACGTTGCGGCAGTATCTGCCAAGGATGGAGCCGAGGTCGTGTTGTGTTCTCGTTCGCCTGTTGACCAGATGAACGCCAACAAGCATGAGGTCGATGAAGCGCTGGCCGAGGGTATTGAAATCAAAGGCAGCATTACTCCGGTATCGATAGTTGTCGGCGCGGATGGCCGCGCGACTGCCTTGCGCGTTGCAGAGCTTGAGACCGTTGGCGGCAAGCAGGTTGTCAAGGAAGGTACCGAATACGATATTCCGGCCGACCTGATTGTCTCAGCTATCGGCCAGGCGGTTGACTTCACCGGTCTGGACGGCTTCGATAACGGTAAGGGGCTGATCAGTGCCGACAAGCACTATCAGGTTCCCGGACAGAAAGGCATCTTCGTTGGAGGCGACGTGCTCCGCCCTCACCTGCTGACCACTGCCATCGGCCACGGCCGCATTGCAGCTGAGAGTATTGACCATTACCTGAGTGGTGAAGATCTGGGTAAGCGGCCCAAGGTGGATGTGGCTTACTTCGACGTGTTGCGCAAAGAAATCGAGGTTGGACTGGCTCCGGAAAAGTATCAATCACGTAGCAAGGAAGAGGTCAAGAAAGCGGAAGGTTTTGCCAAGGATATCGACTTGGGCGTGCGCGGCACCGACAAAGATAAGTTCGCGGTGCACAACTTTGAGGATCGTTCCGAAAAGTACGTGATCCCTTCTACCGAGCTGTTTCTTGGTCATTTCCCATACACTCCGCGCAATAAGCGCAGCTTCGTGACCCTGACTGCAGAACAGGTGCTGGGTCACTTCGAGGAGCGTCTGGAAGCGCTGGACAGCAAGACGGTAGTCTCGGAAGCGAAACGCTGCATGAGTTGCGGCTTATGCTTCGAATGCGATAACTGCGTGATTTACTGCCCGCAAACTGCCGTGTTCAAGGTCAAGAAGGCGCAATCCACTACCGGTCGTTACGTGGATACCGACTACTCACGTTGCATCGGCTGCCATATCTGCGCAGATGTGTGCCCCACCGGATACATCAAAATGGGGATGGGCGACTAA
- the dsrO gene encoding sulfate reduction electron transfer complex DsrMKJOP subunit DsrO has translation MSNDVDNSRRKFIAAGVAGTAGLVLAPGVTLLDMANARPAGEAASSAKRWGMLIDSTKCATGCNDCVTACGKENGVASTGHPETDPQWIRKIELKEVKTGKSHSLPMMCQHCAEPPCVDVCPTGASFKRADGIVLVDRHICIGCRYCMMACPYKARSFVHEEHDDQNPDVPRGKGCVESCTLCVHRIDKDLEPACVEACSAGNHGAMLFGDLNDANSEISKRIATYATTQVRADLALNTGVRYQGI, from the coding sequence ATGAGCAATGACGTAGATAACAGCCGCAGAAAATTTATCGCAGCAGGAGTAGCTGGTACTGCCGGATTGGTGCTTGCCCCAGGCGTAACGCTGCTTGATATGGCTAATGCGCGCCCGGCAGGGGAGGCGGCTTCCAGCGCCAAGCGCTGGGGCATGCTGATTGATAGTACCAAGTGCGCGACCGGATGTAATGACTGTGTGACCGCATGCGGCAAGGAAAACGGTGTGGCCTCGACGGGTCACCCTGAAACCGATCCGCAATGGATACGCAAGATCGAGTTGAAGGAAGTTAAAACCGGCAAGAGTCATTCACTGCCGATGATGTGCCAGCATTGTGCCGAACCACCTTGCGTAGATGTATGCCCGACTGGCGCCTCGTTCAAGCGCGCTGACGGTATCGTCCTGGTGGATCGCCATATCTGCATCGGTTGCCGTTACTGCATGATGGCCTGTCCGTACAAGGCTCGTTCCTTTGTACACGAGGAGCACGACGATCAGAATCCCGACGTGCCGCGAGGCAAGGGCTGCGTAGAGTCTTGTACGCTGTGTGTGCACCGGATTGACAAGGACCTGGAACCCGCCTGCGTTGAAGCATGCTCGGCGGGGAATCACGGTGCGATGCTGTTCGGTGATCTGAACGATGCCAACAGCGAAATATCCAAACGCATTGCCACCTATGCCACTACCCAAGTTCGTGCGGATTTGGCACTGAACACCGGCGTACGTTACCAGGGGATTTAA